One genomic region from Rhizomicrobium palustre encodes:
- the infB gene encoding translation initiation factor IF-2 — translation MSDTNDPKKPSGAHKTLSLKKTETSTVKQSFSHGRTKAVVVEKKRTRVEPGKPAPAAAAPAPAQPQASQTKVNPPANTAAPVTPPPQNRPGVVLRQLTDEEKARRGAALAGAREAEVEARKAAEEDAKRRAEEEARARAEREAAAKRKAEEEARKAAEEAAKRRAEEEAQRRLEREEREERAQAAPQSERPAQAPQNTQQYQQRPAQPPRAPQGDRPQGDRPQGGGYQGDRGPRPAGGGYQGGGDRGPRPAGGGYQGGGDRGPRPAGGGYQGGGDRGPRPAGGGYQGGGDRGPRPAGGGYQGGGDRGPRPAGGGYQGGGAGGGQRGPGGFGGGAGARGGAGSPPPAAKPATGGPDAPRRRAPGAEDDDRKKGGVKAPVKAPAAKKTNEGDRRRGKLTVTKALSDDDERTRSVAAYRRHLQRLNKGQAAQAAGPVGPREVTIPENIAVSELANRMARRAVDVIKVLMKNGIMATVNDIIDADTAELVATEYGHTVKRVADSDVLEGLKGGDDDAEDMVVRPPVVTVMGHVDHGKTSLLDALRATDVAAGEAGGITQHIGAYQVQMHNGARITFLDTPGHAAFTAMRARGAKVTDIVVLVVAADDGVMPQTVEAIAHAKAAGVPIIVAINKIDKGDADPMRVKTELLQHEIQVEDLGGETIAVEVSAKKHIGLDKLEEYILLQAEVLDLKANPLRSAEGAIIEAKLDRGRGPVATALVQRGTLKVGDIVVAGSEWGRVRLLQNDRGETVLIAGPAVPVEILGLSGAPEAGDEFVVVENEARAREVTEYRARKRREARQASNSRLTLDQLLKTRAAGEKKLLPLVIKADVQGSAEAIQGALAKLGTDEVGAQVLQSGVGGITESDVILAHASGAAIIGFNVRADKQARERAKRDGVEIRYYNIIYNVVDDIKAALSGMLTPETREKFLGNAEILEVFSITKVGKVAGCRVTEGLVRRGAKVRLIRDHVVIHEGELSTLKRFKDEVKEVQTGQECGMAFTNYQDIMKGDIIEAFEVETIQRAL, via the coding sequence ATGAGCGACACGAACGATCCCAAAAAGCCCTCCGGCGCGCATAAAACGCTGTCGCTGAAGAAGACCGAGACCTCCACGGTCAAGCAGAGCTTCAGCCATGGCCGCACCAAGGCTGTGGTGGTGGAGAAGAAGCGTACCCGGGTTGAGCCCGGCAAGCCCGCACCTGCCGCGGCTGCTCCCGCACCGGCTCAGCCCCAGGCGAGCCAGACCAAGGTCAATCCGCCGGCTAATACCGCCGCGCCTGTGACCCCGCCGCCGCAGAACCGCCCCGGCGTGGTGCTGCGTCAGCTCACTGACGAGGAAAAGGCGCGCCGTGGCGCGGCCCTCGCCGGTGCCCGCGAAGCCGAAGTGGAAGCCCGCAAGGCTGCCGAGGAAGACGCCAAGCGCCGGGCCGAAGAAGAAGCCCGAGCCCGCGCCGAACGTGAAGCGGCCGCCAAGCGCAAAGCCGAAGAGGAAGCCCGCAAGGCCGCGGAAGAAGCTGCCAAGCGCCGCGCCGAGGAAGAGGCGCAGCGCCGTCTGGAACGTGAGGAGCGCGAAGAGCGCGCCCAGGCCGCGCCGCAGTCCGAACGTCCGGCGCAAGCTCCGCAAAATACTCAACAATATCAACAGCGTCCGGCTCAGCCGCCGCGTGCTCCGCAAGGTGATCGCCCGCAAGGGGACCGTCCGCAGGGCGGTGGTTACCAGGGCGATCGCGGCCCGCGTCCGGCTGGCGGTGGTTATCAAGGTGGCGGCGATCGTGGTCCGCGCCCGGCCGGTGGTGGCTATCAGGGCGGTGGCGATCGTGGTCCTCGCCCGGCTGGTGGCGGTTATCAGGGCGGCGGTGATCGTGGTCCGCGTCCGGCTGGTGGTGGCTATCAGGGCGGCGGCGATCGTGGTCCTCGCCCGGCTGGCGGTGGTTATCAAGGTGGCGGGGACCGTGGTCCGCGTCCGGCTGGCGGTGGTTATCAGGGTGGCGGCGCTGGCGGTGGTCAGCGTGGTCCTGGTGGTTTCGGCGGTGGTGCAGGTGCGCGCGGTGGGGCAGGTTCGCCTCCGCCCGCAGCCAAGCCCGCAACGGGTGGTCCCGACGCGCCGCGTCGCCGCGCGCCCGGGGCAGAGGATGATGACCGCAAAAAAGGCGGCGTGAAAGCTCCGGTCAAAGCGCCTGCAGCCAAGAAGACTAACGAAGGTGATCGCCGTCGCGGCAAGCTGACGGTGACCAAGGCCTTGTCGGATGATGACGAGCGTACGCGTTCGGTCGCCGCCTATCGCCGTCATTTGCAGCGCCTCAACAAGGGCCAGGCCGCGCAGGCCGCGGGTCCGGTTGGTCCGCGTGAAGTCACCATTCCTGAAAACATCGCCGTTTCGGAACTGGCCAACCGTATGGCCCGCCGTGCGGTGGATGTGATCAAGGTCTTGATGAAGAACGGCATTATGGCGACGGTGAACGATATCATCGATGCCGATACCGCCGAGCTGGTGGCGACCGAATACGGCCACACCGTCAAGCGCGTTGCCGATAGCGACGTGTTGGAAGGCCTTAAGGGCGGCGATGATGATGCCGAGGATATGGTGGTGCGTCCGCCGGTCGTGACCGTCATGGGTCACGTCGACCACGGCAAAACCAGCCTGCTCGATGCCTTGCGCGCGACCGACGTGGCCGCGGGCGAAGCGGGCGGTATCACCCAGCACATCGGCGCCTATCAGGTGCAGATGCATAACGGTGCCCGCATCACCTTCCTCGACACGCCGGGCCACGCGGCCTTTACCGCGATGCGCGCGCGCGGCGCCAAGGTGACCGACATCGTCGTGCTGGTGGTTGCTGCCGACGACGGTGTGATGCCGCAAACGGTGGAAGCCATCGCCCATGCCAAGGCGGCGGGCGTTCCGATCATCGTGGCGATCAACAAGATCGATAAGGGCGACGCTGATCCGATGCGGGTCAAGACCGAGCTCTTGCAGCACGAGATCCAGGTGGAAGACCTCGGCGGCGAAACCATCGCCGTGGAAGTCTCGGCCAAGAAGCATATCGGCCTCGACAAGCTGGAAGAATACATCCTGCTCCAGGCTGAGGTGCTCGATCTGAAGGCCAATCCCTTGCGTTCGGCCGAAGGCGCCATCATCGAAGCCAAGCTTGATCGCGGCCGTGGGCCTGTGGCCACCGCCCTTGTCCAGCGCGGCACGTTGAAAGTCGGCGACATCGTCGTGGCCGGTTCCGAATGGGGCCGCGTCCGTCTGTTGCAGAACGATCGTGGCGAAACCGTCCTCATCGCGGGTCCCGCGGTGCCGGTGGAAATCCTCGGCCTTTCCGGTGCGCCGGAAGCCGGTGACGAATTCGTGGTGGTGGAAAACGAAGCGCGCGCCCGCGAGGTTACGGAATACCGTGCCCGCAAGCGCCGTGAAGCCCGCCAAGCCTCCAATTCGCGCCTCACCCTCGACCAGCTTCTCAAGACCCGCGCCGCGGGCGAAAAGAAGCTCCTGCCGCTGGTCATCAAGGCCGACGTGCAGGGGTCTGCGGAAGCCATTCAGGGTGCGCTCGCCAAGCTCGGCACTGACGAAGTGGGTGCGCAGGTGCTGCAATCCGGCGTCGGCGGTATCACCGAAAGCGATGTGATCCTGGCCCATGCCTCGGGCGCGGCGATCATCGGCTTCAACGTTCGCGCCGATAAGCAGGCGCGTGAACGGGCCAAGCGCGATGGCGTCGAAATCCGCTACTACAACATCATCTACAATGTGGTGGATGACATCAAAGCGGCGCTCTCGGGCATGCTCACCCCGGAGACCCGCGAAAAGTTCCTCGGCAACGCGGAAATCCTCGAAGTCTTCTCGATCACCAAGGTCGGCAAGGTTGCGGGCTGCCGCGTCACCGAAGGCTTGGTGCGTCGTGGTGCCAAGGTCCGCCTCATCCGCGATCACGTCGTGATCCACGAAGGCGAGCTTTCCACGCTGAAGCGCTTCAAGGATGAAGTGAAGGAAGTGCAGACCGGCCAGGAATGCGGCATGGCCTTCACCAACTATCAGGACATCATGAAGGGCGACATCATCGAAGCCTTCGAAGTCGAGACCATCCAGCGCGCCCTGTAA
- the trmB gene encoding tRNA (guanosine(46)-N7)-methyltransferase TrmB, translating to MANEEGTPFQKKLYGRRKGPKLSAHKDNLRQTLLPQHRLNIVQGADPKSYFAVPVEEVWLEVGFGAGEHMLANARNHPKAGMIGAEPYESGVAKLLSHMEDDPPPNLRIHEGDARDILLALPDHSLAKVFVLFPDPWPKTRHHKRRFIQTEMLTEFARVLKPGGEFRFASDDAGYLGWTLERGLAHADFIWTAKAPGDFEQRPAHWPPTRYEAKALHGPPVYLSFLTRTKVTP from the coding sequence ATGGCGAACGAAGAAGGCACCCCCTTCCAAAAGAAGCTTTATGGCCGCCGCAAGGGCCCTAAGCTCTCGGCCCATAAGGATAATCTGCGCCAGACGCTGCTCCCGCAGCATCGCCTGAACATTGTTCAGGGAGCCGATCCCAAAAGCTATTTCGCGGTTCCGGTCGAGGAAGTCTGGCTGGAAGTCGGCTTTGGCGCGGGTGAGCACATGCTGGCCAATGCCCGCAATCACCCCAAAGCGGGCATGATCGGGGCCGAGCCCTATGAATCGGGCGTCGCCAAGCTCCTCAGCCATATGGAAGACGACCCGCCGCCGAATTTGCGCATCCATGAAGGCGATGCCCGCGATATTCTCTTGGCGCTGCCGGATCATTCCCTCGCCAAGGTTTTCGTGCTCTTTCCCGATCCCTGGCCCAAGACCCGCCACCACAAGCGCCGCTTCATCCAAACCGAAATGCTGACGGAGTTCGCGCGGGTTTTAAAACCGGGCGGCGAATTTCGTTTTGCCAGTGATGACGCGGGCTATTTGGGTTGGACCTTGGAACGCGGGCTCGCCCATGCGGATTTCATCTGGACCGCCAAGGCTCCGGGCGATTTCGAACAGCGCCCCGCCCATTGGCCGCCGACCCGATATGAAGCCAAAGCGCTGCACGGCCCGCCGGTCTATCTCTCGTTTCTGACCAGGACTAAGGTAACGCCATGA
- the rpsO gene encoding 30S ribosomal protein S15 — MTITVERKAQLISEYATKPGDTGSPEVQVAVLSERITNLTEHFKGHAKDHHSRRGLIKMVNQRRSLLNYIKGIDVKRYEALIARLGLRR, encoded by the coding sequence ATGACGATTACCGTAGAACGTAAAGCTCAGCTTATCTCTGAATATGCGACGAAGCCGGGCGATACCGGTTCGCCGGAAGTGCAGGTGGCGGTGCTCTCCGAGCGCATTACCAACCTGACGGAGCATTTTAAGGGTCACGCCAAAGACCATCACTCGCGCCGCGGTCTGATCAAGATGGTCAACCAGCGCCGCAGCCTGCTCAACTACATCAAAGGCATCGACGTGAAGCGCTATGAAGCGCTGATCGCGCGTCTGGGACTGCGCCGCTGA
- the truB gene encoding tRNA pseudouridine(55) synthase TruB: MGRRKKGNPVHGWVIVDKPLGVTSTQAVSIVRRIFDAQKAGHAGTLDPMATGVLAVALGEATKTVPYAMDSAKTYQFTATWGESRDSDDTEGAVTGTSDKRPTREEIEALLPRFTGPISQIPPSYSAIKVDGERAYDIARDGEEVHLDARTVFVSSVRIVDMPDPNQTLFEMHCGKGTYVRAWARDMGQALGCLGHVSALRRTQVGSFRVEDATPLETLKGFMHSPAAFEHLRPLSTALDGIPALAITGQDVTRLRSGNPILIRPNMFARITESHSGDDVQGLTVYCATGEGEPVALTEFAAGELRPFRVFNFG; encoded by the coding sequence ATGGGAAGGCGTAAAAAGGGCAATCCCGTCCATGGCTGGGTGATTGTCGATAAGCCTTTGGGCGTGACCTCTACCCAGGCCGTTTCCATCGTCCGGCGGATTTTCGATGCCCAGAAGGCGGGCCATGCCGGGACCTTGGACCCGATGGCGACCGGCGTTCTGGCGGTGGCGCTCGGGGAAGCGACCAAAACCGTGCCCTACGCCATGGACTCGGCGAAAACCTATCAGTTCACCGCCACTTGGGGGGAATCCCGCGATTCCGACGACACCGAAGGCGCTGTCACCGGCACCTCCGACAAGCGCCCGACGCGGGAAGAGATCGAAGCCCTTTTGCCCCGCTTTACCGGGCCTATCTCTCAGATTCCACCCAGCTATTCGGCGATCAAGGTCGATGGCGAGCGGGCCTATGACATCGCCCGGGACGGCGAAGAGGTCCATTTGGACGCCCGAACAGTGTTCGTTTCCTCGGTCCGGATCGTGGATATGCCTGATCCAAACCAAACGCTGTTCGAAATGCATTGCGGGAAGGGCACTTATGTACGTGCCTGGGCCCGCGATATGGGTCAGGCGCTCGGCTGCCTGGGCCATGTTTCAGCCTTGCGCCGGACGCAGGTGGGGTCATTCCGCGTCGAAGACGCCACCCCCCTGGAAACCTTGAAGGGTTTTATGCATAGTCCGGCCGCTTTTGAGCACTTGCGGCCCTTATCGACGGCGCTGGACGGCATCCCGGCGCTTGCCATTACGGGCCAAGACGTTACTCGCCTAAGAAGCGGTAATCCGATTCTGATCCGTCCGAACATGTTCGCGCGGATCACGGAAAGCCATTCCGGTGACGACGTCCAAGGGCTCACGGTCTATTGCGCGACCGGTGAAGGCGAACCCGTGGCACTCACGGAATTCGCAGCCGGCGAGTTAAGGCCGTTTCGCGTGTTTAACTTCGGATGA
- a CDS encoding RNA-binding protein has product MLAATSDDESALRERRCIASGDIAPEDRLVRFVVSPDGEVVPDLDGKLPGRGLWLTADAKAFAKALAKNDFSKAAKTKVTARSDLLEHVERLLTARLLSDLGMARRAGLVDSGFDQVVRALDKKIPPVVFFHACDGAEDGYRKIFAALHSRELSGETIGILSRDELSLALGKENVVHAAIRPSALANRLVLNAKRLAGLRGSRPELQKTELQKNSKPNSKEPRPKGANESSL; this is encoded by the coding sequence ATGCTGGCGGCCACCTCGGACGATGAGAGCGCCTTGCGCGAGCGGCGCTGCATTGCTTCCGGCGATATAGCGCCGGAAGACAGGCTCGTTCGGTTTGTCGTCAGCCCGGACGGCGAGGTCGTACCCGATCTCGACGGCAAGCTGCCTGGCCGTGGCCTCTGGCTCACGGCGGATGCCAAGGCTTTCGCCAAAGCCCTCGCCAAGAACGATTTTTCCAAAGCCGCCAAGACCAAGGTCACGGCGCGTTCCGATCTTTTGGAGCATGTGGAGCGGCTTCTGACGGCCCGGCTCTTATCTGATCTCGGCATGGCGCGCAGGGCAGGGCTGGTGGATAGCGGTTTCGACCAGGTGGTGCGGGCGCTCGACAAGAAAATCCCGCCGGTGGTGTTTTTCCACGCCTGCGATGGGGCCGAGGATGGCTATCGCAAGATCTTCGCCGCGCTGCATTCGCGCGAACTTAGCGGTGAAACCATCGGAATTTTGAGCCGTGACGAACTCTCCTTGGCGTTGGGCAAGGAGAATGTGGTACATGCCGCCATCCGGCCTTCGGCCCTGGCGAATCGACTGGTTCTGAACGCGAAGAGATTGGCGGGCCTGCGCGGCTCTCGCCCCGAATTGCAAAAGACCGAATTACAAAAGAACAGCAAGCCGAACAGCAAGGAGCCCCGTCCGAAGGGGGCAAACGAAAGTAGCTTATGA
- a CDS encoding NPCBM/NEW2 domain-containing protein yields the protein MAKSAVALLGLMLCCGTALAGPSQLTPSGQWTAYQHGAAATPPMGWSSWNTFATNISEDRILGVADAVVKTGLAAKGYRYINLDDGWWAHRRQPDGRMQIRADQFPSAAVGGAEETSFKPFTDKLHKMGLKAGIYSDLGRNSCSQAYPSPDGYLPKGSVEEREIALYGHIKQDVTLYFKTWGFDFLKVDACGIRDYAPGSERTKEGRYRVLDPLIYGWNLNNTNIAGVRDLYHQVAEAIETARPNDDFIFSVCSWGSSDVRSWGKNVGNISRTSDDLGPNWSRMLHNFDSSARRPLYGHPGGWNDPDMLYVGYGDFDAQHLTEAKSHFAMWAIINAPLILGNDIRAMQGPLLDIVGNSDVIALNQDKAGNQATIAFDAEDVQIFVKTLANGKKAVAVFNRGQGAMDVDLTAEHLKLAADSDITLTDLWTKQQSHFRKETKLALASRETKIFLVDGKRRLEGGFYLSEIPGRVNPAEDGVTVPMHDPLVHRHQAWIGTHGTGAHPQYGGWGGAQVDQTPYGQTIALGGKPYDTGIGILSNSRLEVKNAGAKLFTAEVGVDDSTPDKSAPVIFSVYGDGKLLYKTAPKAFGEKPESLNVKVKGVKIIELVATSTASVVTAWGNAALVE from the coding sequence ATGGCGAAATCAGCAGTGGCTCTGTTGGGCCTGATGCTTTGCTGTGGCACGGCTTTAGCTGGTCCTTCTCAGCTCACCCCCAGCGGGCAATGGACCGCCTATCAACACGGCGCGGCGGCGACACCGCCGATGGGCTGGTCGAGCTGGAACACCTTCGCCACCAATATCTCGGAAGATCGCATCCTGGGCGTCGCCGATGCCGTGGTGAAGACGGGCCTCGCCGCCAAAGGCTATCGCTATATCAACCTGGACGATGGCTGGTGGGCGCATCGGCGCCAGCCCGACGGGCGGATGCAAATCCGCGCCGATCAGTTTCCTTCAGCGGCGGTTGGCGGGGCTGAAGAAACCAGCTTCAAGCCGTTTACCGACAAGCTGCACAAAATGGGGCTGAAGGCAGGCATCTATTCCGATCTCGGGCGCAATTCCTGCTCACAAGCCTACCCCTCCCCCGATGGCTATCTGCCTAAAGGCAGCGTCGAAGAACGCGAAATCGCCCTTTACGGCCACATCAAGCAGGACGTGACACTCTATTTCAAAACCTGGGGCTTTGACTTCCTCAAAGTGGATGCTTGCGGCATTCGCGATTACGCCCCCGGCAGCGAGCGCACCAAGGAAGGGCGCTATCGCGTGCTCGATCCCCTGATCTATGGCTGGAACCTCAACAACACCAATATCGCGGGCGTGCGCGACCTCTATCACCAAGTGGCCGAAGCCATCGAAACCGCCCGCCCCAATGACGATTTCATTTTCTCGGTTTGCTCCTGGGGCTCTTCCGATGTGCGCAGTTGGGGCAAGAATGTCGGCAATATCTCGCGCACCAGCGACGATCTCGGCCCAAACTGGTCGCGCATGCTGCATAATTTCGACAGCTCCGCGCGCCGCCCGCTCTATGGCCATCCCGGCGGCTGGAACGACCCCGATATGCTCTATGTCGGCTATGGCGATTTCGATGCGCAGCACCTGACCGAAGCCAAATCGCATTTCGCAATGTGGGCGATCATCAACGCGCCGCTGATCCTCGGCAATGACATCCGCGCCATGCAGGGGCCTTTGCTCGATATCGTGGGCAACAGCGATGTCATCGCACTCAACCAGGATAAGGCCGGCAACCAGGCCACCATCGCCTTCGATGCCGAGGACGTGCAGATCTTCGTGAAAACCCTCGCCAACGGCAAAAAAGCCGTCGCTGTGTTCAATCGCGGCCAAGGCGCGATGGATGTGGATCTTACCGCGGAGCATTTGAAGCTGGCCGCAGATAGCGACATCACCCTCACCGATCTTTGGACCAAACAGCAGAGCCATTTCCGCAAAGAAACCAAACTCGCCCTCGCTTCGCGCGAAACCAAGATCTTCCTGGTGGATGGCAAGCGGCGGCTGGAAGGCGGCTTCTATCTTTCGGAAATCCCCGGCCGGGTGAATCCGGCTGAGGACGGCGTGACCGTGCCGATGCATGATCCCTTGGTGCATCGCCACCAGGCCTGGATCGGTACCCATGGCACGGGGGCGCATCCCCAATATGGCGGCTGGGGCGGCGCGCAGGTTGATCAGACCCCCTATGGTCAGACCATCGCCTTGGGCGGCAAGCCCTATGATACGGGCATCGGCATTCTCTCCAACTCGCGGCTGGAAGTGAAAAATGCCGGCGCCAAGCTCTTTACCGCTGAAGTGGGTGTCGACGATTCCACGCCGGATAAAAGCGCGCCAGTGATCTTCTCGGTCTATGGCGATGGCAAGCTGCTCTACAAGACAGCGCCCAAAGCCTTCGGCGAGAAGCCGGAAAGCCTGAATGTGAAGGTCAAAGGCGTGAAGATCATCGAACTCGTCGCCACCAGCACCGCCTCTGTGGTGACCGCCTGGGGCAATGCGGCCCTGGTGGAGTAG
- the rimP gene encoding ribosome maturation factor RimP — MTTILSTVPHLDPILTPIIEAAGFSLVRLRLMGTKHKTLQIMAEKPDGTMDVEDCARLSHALSDFLDTEPDIIEGEYSLEVSSPGIDRPLTRLKDFARWSGHQAKLELSAPLDGRKRFKGTLLGLDGSDVVFDTGKERLNLPFASISDAKLILTDKLIEEDFKAREGAEPNQDAQAAHREH; from the coding sequence ATGACCACCATTCTTTCGACTGTGCCCCATTTGGATCCGATCCTGACGCCCATCATCGAGGCGGCCGGGTTCTCCTTGGTGCGCCTCAGGCTGATGGGCACCAAGCACAAGACCCTGCAGATCATGGCGGAAAAGCCCGATGGCACGATGGATGTGGAAGATTGCGCCCGGCTCAGCCATGCGCTCTCCGACTTCCTCGACACCGAGCCCGATATCATCGAAGGCGAGTATTCCCTGGAAGTGTCCTCGCCGGGCATCGACCGTCCGCTGACGCGCCTGAAAGATTTCGCGCGCTGGTCCGGCCATCAGGCCAAACTCGAATTGTCCGCACCGCTTGATGGGCGCAAGCGTTTCAAAGGCACGCTTCTGGGCCTTGATGGCTCCGATGTGGTGTTCGATACCGGCAAAGAGCGGCTCAATCTGCCCTTCGCCTCCATCAGCGATGCCAAGCTGATCCTGACCGACAAGCTGATCGAAGAAGATTTCAAGGCGCGTGAGGGCGCCGAACCAAATCAAGACGCACAAGCTGCGCACCGGGAGCATTGA
- the rbfA gene encoding 30S ribosome-binding factor RbfA has protein sequence MPRPRSRGNSRPNQGPTQRQLRVGETLRHALATVLFRGDIRDPDLAGVSVTITQVVPSPDMRHATVFCEPLGGKEADKIVSALNRNKAYLRGQMGHLIDLKFTPDLRFIEDKSFAEAEKIETILKSARVQQDLAAEEGEDEEQEGEEPGEEHGKA, from the coding sequence ATGCCCCGTCCTCGTTCCAGAGGAAATTCACGCCCCAATCAGGGTCCCACCCAGCGCCAGCTGCGCGTCGGCGAAACGCTGCGCCATGCGCTCGCGACGGTGCTGTTTCGCGGCGATATCCGCGATCCTGATCTCGCCGGTGTCTCGGTGACGATCACCCAGGTCGTGCCCTCGCCCGACATGCGCCACGCGACCGTCTTCTGCGAGCCTTTGGGCGGCAAGGAAGCCGACAAGATCGTTTCGGCCTTGAACCGCAACAAAGCCTATTTGCGCGGCCAGATGGGCCATCTCATCGATCTCAAATTCACCCCTGATCTGCGCTTCATCGAGGATAAGTCCTTCGCCGAGGCCGAAAAAATCGAGACCATCCTGAAATCGGCCCGGGTCCAGCAGGATCTGGCCGCCGAAGAGGGCGAAGACGAAGAACAAGAAGGCGAAGAGCCCGGGGAAGAGCATGGGAAGGCGTAA
- the nusA gene encoding transcription termination factor NusA, which yields MAIAANRTELLQIADAVARDKSIDKQVVLAAMEEAMQRAAKARYGAENEIKVEIDPKTGETHVSRYLHVVEQVENDKTEISLAEAQGRNPSAMIGDIIAETLPPVEFTRIAAQGAKQVIVQNVREAERARQHEEYKDRIGEIIHGIVKRSEFGSVVVDLGRAEGVVRRDEMIPRENFRTGDRIRAYIYDVRKEARGPQIFLSRSHPQFMVRLFAQEVPEIYDGIIEIRAVARDPGSRAKIAVISKDSSIDPVGACVGMRGVRVQAVVQELQGERIDIIPWSNEPATFIVNALAPAEVSKVVLDEDAHRVEVVVPDEQLSLAIGRRGQNVRLASQLTGWQIDILTEAEESERRQKEFATRTNLFMEALDVDETVAQLLASEGFAEIEDVAYVDLNELASVEGFDEETAQELQTRAVEHIEARNKEMDDKRRELGVEDAVLEVEGVTTAMAASLGEHEIKTLEDLAGCATDDLLGYSETSKGADGKTERVRVPGALEGFDLTPDDANAIIMKARVKAGWIEAEELEEAAEEGEDAPADGEDVSEGEA from the coding sequence ATGGCGATTGCCGCTAACCGTACCGAACTTCTGCAGATTGCGGATGCCGTCGCGCGCGATAAGTCGATCGACAAGCAAGTTGTGCTCGCCGCCATGGAAGAGGCGATGCAGCGCGCTGCCAAGGCCCGTTATGGCGCCGAAAACGAAATCAAGGTCGAGATCGACCCCAAGACCGGCGAAACCCATGTTTCGCGTTATCTGCACGTTGTGGAGCAGGTTGAGAACGACAAGACCGAAATCAGCCTCGCCGAAGCCCAGGGCCGCAATCCGAGCGCCATGATCGGCGACATCATCGCCGAAACCCTGCCGCCGGTGGAATTCACCCGTATCGCCGCGCAGGGCGCCAAGCAGGTCATCGTGCAGAATGTGCGCGAGGCCGAGCGCGCCCGCCAGCATGAAGAATATAAGGACCGCATCGGCGAAATCATTCACGGCATCGTCAAGCGTTCGGAATTCGGCTCGGTGGTGGTCGATCTCGGTCGCGCCGAAGGCGTGGTGCGCCGCGATGAGATGATCCCGCGCGAAAACTTCCGCACCGGTGATCGCATCCGCGCCTATATCTATGACGTGCGTAAGGAAGCCCGCGGGCCGCAGATTTTCCTCTCGCGGTCGCATCCCCAGTTCATGGTCCGCCTCTTCGCGCAGGAAGTGCCGGAAATCTATGATGGCATCATCGAAATCCGCGCCGTGGCCCGCGATCCGGGTTCCCGCGCCAAGATCGCGGTGATCTCCAAGGATTCCTCCATCGATCCGGTCGGCGCTTGCGTCGGTATGCGCGGCGTGCGCGTGCAGGCGGTGGTGCAGGAACTGCAGGGCGAGCGTATCGACATCATTCCGTGGAGCAACGAACCGGCGACCTTCATCGTCAATGCGCTGGCCCCGGCGGAAGTCTCCAAGGTGGTGCTGGATGAAGATGCCCATCGCGTCGAAGTCGTGGTGCCGGACGAGCAGCTCTCGCTCGCTATCGGCCGCCGCGGCCAGAATGTGCGCTTGGCCTCCCAGCTCACCGGCTGGCAGATCGATATCCTGACCGAAGCCGAGGAATCGGAACGCCGTCAGAAGGAATTCGCCACCCGCACCAACCTCTTCATGGAAGCGCTCGACGTCGACGAGACGGTCGCCCAGCTTCTCGCCTCCGAAGGCTTCGCCGAAATCGAAGACGTTGCCTATGTCGACCTCAACGAGCTCGCCTCGGTGGAAGGCTTTGACGAGGAAACGGCGCAGGAGCTGCAAACCCGCGCGGTCGAGCATATCGAAGCCCGCAACAAGGAAATGGACGACAAGCGGCGCGAGCTGGGCGTGGAAGACGCCGTGCTCGAAGTCGAAGGCGTCACCACCGCGATGGCGGCCTCTTTGGGCGAACATGAGATCAAGACGCTGGAAGATCTCGCCGGTTGTGCAACCGACGATCTGCTCGGCTATTCTGAAACCAGCAAGGGCGCCGATGGAAAGACGGAGCGCGTGCGCGTTCCGGGTGCCCTGGAAGGTTTCGACCTCACCCCTGATGACGCCAATGCCATCATCATGAAAGCGCGTGTCAAAGCGGGCTGGATTGAGGCGGAAGAGCTCGAAGAAGCCGCTGAAGAAGGTGAAGACGCCCCGGCGGACGGGGAAGACGTTTCGGAAGGTGAGGCATAA